A stretch of Apostichopus japonicus isolate 1M-3 chromosome 9, ASM3797524v1, whole genome shotgun sequence DNA encodes these proteins:
- the LOC139974516 gene encoding glucokinase regulatory protein-like isoform X1, with the protein MEEASTNRVTEGSNPLTWNIDTSNPNDIVSQISKCDLEIFKGWMDHENIFSDRILQALEDTIHKATQVFQNPTKSCLVMSGCGTSGRLGFYVSRDINKFLCRQGGLTACCDYLIAGGDIALLRSTEAQEDDPNLGRKVLDQLCAEKEYVLYIGITCGLSAAYVAGQIDHCLQNLDRFYPVLIGFNPLNQARDNQVENWNQTCASVFNRMQEAQSQNKAAILNPVIGPEPITGSSRMKGGTATKVLLDVIFQVSLHTVMGDTNRSSNNNSSSRGMVKTLLNMYYKVLKDIPDRRQDDIATVISAAGKSLNSNGHLYYLGKDHLGMLGLIDASECPPTYGSDFEDVRGFLQGGFSSWGNKEGDLGNSQNDISIEAFTKHNLLHLTANDTVILVGSSSAVKEDDAELFNVWREVKKTAATTVCLATNQSNSQVIDEGVNLQINLQIHWAQLKKYMAEFPASLQQQIKDNLMQISTKQTLNMISTGAHILKGKVYHNYMIDLKLSNNKLFYRGISIIVKLLGVSEDKARNAILRSMYRMDNLTTDQTEAQISQHILNASNIPKVLPVTILLLGIKGCTIERALQTLTEYPAIRTAFQTLSKH; encoded by the exons AATATCTTCAGTGACAGAATATTACAGGCCTTGGAAGATACTATCCATAAAGCAACCCAAGTATTCCAG AACCCTACAAAGTCATGCCTAGTAATGAGTGGCTGTGGAACATCGGGGAGACTTGGGTTCTATGTCAGC CGAGACATCAACAAATTTCTTTGCAGACAAGGAGGGCTTACAGCGTGTTGTGATTATCTCATCGCTGGGGGAGACATAGCTCTTTTAAGATCAACAGAAGCACAGGAAGATGACCCCAACCTCGGACGAAAAGTTCTGGATCAG TTGTGTGCTGAAAAGgaatatgtactgtacatcggGATCACATGTGGTTTGTCC gcTGCGTATGTTGCGGGACAAATAGATCACTGCCTGCAAAATCTTGATCGGTTCTATCCGGTCCTGATTGGTTTTAATCCTCTTAATCAAGCTAGGGATAATCAAGTGGAGAATTGGAATCAGACATGTGCCTCAG TATTTAACAGAATGCAAGAAGCACAGTCTCAGAACAAAGCAGCCATTTTGAATCCAGTGATTGGG CCGGAACCGATAACAGGTTCTTCGAGAATGAAGGGTGGAACAGCGACTAAAGTGTTACTGGACGTCATCTTTCAAGTCAGCCTGCACACGGTCATGGGTGATACGAACAGAAGCTCCAACAACAACAGCAGTAGCAGGGGTATGGTAAAGACACTACTTAATATGTACTACAAGGTCTTGAAGGATATTCCTGACAGACGACAAGACGATATAGCGACGGTAATCTCAGCTGCAGGGAAGAG CTTaaacagcaatggacatctctaTTACCTGGGAAAAGATCACCTTGGTATGCTAGGCCTGATCGATGCATCAGAATGTCCTCCAACATATGGCTCag ATTTTGAGGACGTCCGTGGTTTCTTGCAGGGAGGTTTCTCATCGTGGGGCAATAAGGAAGGAGACCTG GGAAATAGCCAGAATGACATCAGCATTGAAGCCTTTACCAAACACAACCTGCTTCATCTTACAGCAAACGATACAGTGATCCTTGTTGGTAGTTCATCTG CAGTTAAAGAAGATGATGCTGAATTATTCAATGTTTGGAGAGAAGTTAAGAAGACAGCTGCTACCACAGTCTGCTTAGCAACCAACCAGTCAAACTCTCAG GTCATAGATGAAGGTGTAAACCTACAAATTAACCTGCAGATTCACTGGGCACAGCTGAAGAAGTACATGGCAGAATTCCCAGCATCTCTTCAGCAACAGATTAAGGATAACTTGATGCAAATCTCTACCAAACAGACTCTGAACATGATCAGCACTGGAGCTCATATTCTCAAAGGAAAAGTCTATCACAATTATATGATTGACTTAAAACTAAG CAACAACAAGTTATTCTACCGTGGAATCAGTATCATTGTG AAACTTTTGGGCGTTTCAGAGGACAAGGCAAGAAATGCTATACTTCGGTCTATGTATAGGATGGACAACCTAACCACAGACCAGACTGAAGCTCAGATATCACAGCACATATTGAACGCATCCAATATACcaaag GTACTACCAGTAACAATATTGTTGCTTGGCATCAAAGGTTGCACCATAGAAAGGGCGCTACAAACTTTGACCGAGTACCCAGCCATCAGAACAGCCTTCCAGACATTGAGTAAGCACTAA
- the LOC139974516 gene encoding glucokinase regulatory protein-like isoform X2: protein MEEASTNRVTEGSNPLTWNIDTSNPNDIVSQISKCDLEIFKGWMDHENIFSDRILQALEDTIHKATQVFQNPTKSCLVMSGCGTSGRLGFYVSRDINKFLCRQGGLTACCDYLIAGGDIALLRSTEAQEDDPNLGRKVLDQLCAEKEYVLYIGITCGLSAAYVAGQIDHCLQNLDRFYPVLIGFNPLNQARDNQVENWNQTCASVFNRMQEAQSQNKAAILNPVIGPEPITGSSRMKGGTATKVLLDVIFQVSLHTVMGDTNRSSNNNSSSRGMVKTLLNMYYKVLKDIPDRRQDDIATVISAAGKSLNSNGHLYYLGKDHLGMLGLIDASECPPTYGSDFEDVRGFLQGGFSSWGNKEGDLGNSQNDISIEAFTKHNLLHLTANDTVILVGSSSVKEDDAELFNVWREVKKTAATTVCLATNQSNSQVIDEGVNLQINLQIHWAQLKKYMAEFPASLQQQIKDNLMQISTKQTLNMISTGAHILKGKVYHNYMIDLKLSNNKLFYRGISIIVKLLGVSEDKARNAILRSMYRMDNLTTDQTEAQISQHILNASNIPKVLPVTILLLGIKGCTIERALQTLTEYPAIRTAFQTLSKH, encoded by the exons AATATCTTCAGTGACAGAATATTACAGGCCTTGGAAGATACTATCCATAAAGCAACCCAAGTATTCCAG AACCCTACAAAGTCATGCCTAGTAATGAGTGGCTGTGGAACATCGGGGAGACTTGGGTTCTATGTCAGC CGAGACATCAACAAATTTCTTTGCAGACAAGGAGGGCTTACAGCGTGTTGTGATTATCTCATCGCTGGGGGAGACATAGCTCTTTTAAGATCAACAGAAGCACAGGAAGATGACCCCAACCTCGGACGAAAAGTTCTGGATCAG TTGTGTGCTGAAAAGgaatatgtactgtacatcggGATCACATGTGGTTTGTCC gcTGCGTATGTTGCGGGACAAATAGATCACTGCCTGCAAAATCTTGATCGGTTCTATCCGGTCCTGATTGGTTTTAATCCTCTTAATCAAGCTAGGGATAATCAAGTGGAGAATTGGAATCAGACATGTGCCTCAG TATTTAACAGAATGCAAGAAGCACAGTCTCAGAACAAAGCAGCCATTTTGAATCCAGTGATTGGG CCGGAACCGATAACAGGTTCTTCGAGAATGAAGGGTGGAACAGCGACTAAAGTGTTACTGGACGTCATCTTTCAAGTCAGCCTGCACACGGTCATGGGTGATACGAACAGAAGCTCCAACAACAACAGCAGTAGCAGGGGTATGGTAAAGACACTACTTAATATGTACTACAAGGTCTTGAAGGATATTCCTGACAGACGACAAGACGATATAGCGACGGTAATCTCAGCTGCAGGGAAGAG CTTaaacagcaatggacatctctaTTACCTGGGAAAAGATCACCTTGGTATGCTAGGCCTGATCGATGCATCAGAATGTCCTCCAACATATGGCTCag ATTTTGAGGACGTCCGTGGTTTCTTGCAGGGAGGTTTCTCATCGTGGGGCAATAAGGAAGGAGACCTG GGAAATAGCCAGAATGACATCAGCATTGAAGCCTTTACCAAACACAACCTGCTTCATCTTACAGCAAACGATACAGTGATCCTTGTTGGTAGTTCATCTG TTAAAGAAGATGATGCTGAATTATTCAATGTTTGGAGAGAAGTTAAGAAGACAGCTGCTACCACAGTCTGCTTAGCAACCAACCAGTCAAACTCTCAG GTCATAGATGAAGGTGTAAACCTACAAATTAACCTGCAGATTCACTGGGCACAGCTGAAGAAGTACATGGCAGAATTCCCAGCATCTCTTCAGCAACAGATTAAGGATAACTTGATGCAAATCTCTACCAAACAGACTCTGAACATGATCAGCACTGGAGCTCATATTCTCAAAGGAAAAGTCTATCACAATTATATGATTGACTTAAAACTAAG CAACAACAAGTTATTCTACCGTGGAATCAGTATCATTGTG AAACTTTTGGGCGTTTCAGAGGACAAGGCAAGAAATGCTATACTTCGGTCTATGTATAGGATGGACAACCTAACCACAGACCAGACTGAAGCTCAGATATCACAGCACATATTGAACGCATCCAATATACcaaag GTACTACCAGTAACAATATTGTTGCTTGGCATCAAAGGTTGCACCATAGAAAGGGCGCTACAAACTTTGACCGAGTACCCAGCCATCAGAACAGCCTTCCAGACATTGAGTAAGCACTAA